A DNA window from Paenibacillus andongensis contains the following coding sequences:
- the wecB gene encoding non-hydrolyzing UDP-N-acetylglucosamine 2-epimerase has translation MKRLKVITIFGTRPEAIKMAPLILELEKHPEHIESLVCVTAQHRQMLDQVLDIFKITPDFDLNVMKDRQTLNEITMRVLQGLEPVFQEAKPDLILVHGDTLTTFLASYAAFMQQIQVGHVEAGLRTWNKMSPYPEEMNRQLTGVLADLHFAPTQQSADNLRKENKSESQIYVTGNTVTDVFKYTVQEKFEHPVLEWAAGRKLILMTAHRREAQGEPHRQIFRAVKRIADEFEDIAIVYPVHPSPAVKEPAHEILGNHPRIKLVDPFDVFEFHNFYPHAHMILTDSGGLQEEAPSFGVPVLVLRDTTERPEGIQAGTLELVGTDEEVVYERARALLTDPDLYNKMSQAANPYGDGKASERIVQAILHHFGKTSERPEAF, from the coding sequence ATGAAACGTTTAAAAGTTATTACGATCTTCGGAACAAGACCCGAAGCGATTAAGATGGCTCCACTTATTTTGGAGCTGGAGAAGCATCCTGAGCATATCGAGTCCCTTGTCTGTGTGACAGCTCAGCATCGACAAATGCTCGATCAGGTGCTCGATATTTTCAAAATTACACCTGATTTCGACTTGAACGTCATGAAAGACCGTCAAACGCTGAATGAGATTACGATGCGTGTTCTGCAAGGTTTGGAGCCTGTCTTCCAAGAAGCGAAGCCTGACCTGATTCTCGTGCACGGCGATACGTTGACAACATTCCTTGCAAGTTATGCGGCATTCATGCAGCAAATTCAAGTGGGACATGTCGAGGCCGGTCTTCGTACGTGGAACAAAATGTCCCCTTACCCGGAGGAAATGAACCGCCAATTAACGGGTGTGCTAGCGGATCTACACTTTGCGCCAACGCAGCAATCCGCCGACAATCTGCGCAAAGAAAATAAATCTGAATCGCAGATTTATGTGACGGGGAATACGGTTACGGATGTGTTTAAATACACGGTACAAGAGAAATTCGAACACCCTGTCTTGGAATGGGCAGCGGGCCGCAAGCTGATCTTGATGACAGCGCATCGCCGTGAAGCGCAAGGTGAGCCTCACCGTCAAATCTTCCGTGCTGTGAAACGTATTGCCGATGAGTTCGAAGATATTGCGATCGTGTATCCCGTGCATCCAAGTCCTGCGGTCAAGGAACCTGCACATGAGATCCTGGGCAATCATCCACGCATCAAGCTGGTAGACCCATTTGACGTTTTCGAGTTCCACAACTTCTATCCGCACGCTCATATGATCCTGACAGACTCTGGTGGTCTTCAAGAAGAAGCGCCGTCTTTCGGTGTGCCGGTCCTAGTTCTGCGCGATACGACAGAACGTCCAGAAGGTATCCAGGCAGGTACGCTTGAACTCGTTGGAACGGATGAGGAAGTGGTCTATGAGCGTGCTCGCGCGCTTCTAACGGATCCAGATTTATACAACAAAATGAGTCAAGCCGCCAACCCTTATGGGGACGGAAAAGCTTCCGAACGTATCGTGCAAGCGATACTTCATCACTTCGGCAAGACCTCTGAGCGACCGGAAGCATTCTAA
- the atpB gene encoding F0F1 ATP synthase subunit A: MEHHVPEFEWLGIHFDASALMMIGITTLIVLILAIAGASRASVTNPSKLQNFMEWTIEFVEGIIGSTIGSKHGKGFIALGLTLIMYIFIGNMLGLPFSIVTEDHVSWWKSPTADIAVTGALTVIVIVLSHYLGITRNTKHYFAHYFEYKGAMLILHLIEVVSKPLTLAFRLYGNIYAGEIMISVIIGAGWFGIAPLFVWQGFSVFVGAIQAFVFTMLTMVYISQTLIHEEEH, translated from the coding sequence ATGGAACATCACGTACCAGAGTTTGAGTGGTTAGGTATTCATTTCGACGCATCTGCACTCATGATGATCGGAATTACCACACTTATCGTGCTTATCCTTGCAATCGCAGGGGCCAGCCGAGCATCCGTAACGAATCCTTCGAAATTGCAAAACTTCATGGAATGGACGATTGAGTTTGTAGAAGGCATCATCGGAAGCACGATTGGATCCAAACACGGTAAAGGTTTTATCGCATTAGGTCTTACGCTCATTATGTATATCTTTATCGGCAACATGCTTGGTCTCCCTTTCTCGATTGTGACAGAAGATCACGTGTCATGGTGGAAATCGCCAACAGCTGATATCGCAGTAACAGGAGCACTAACCGTTATCGTTATTGTATTAAGTCACTACTTAGGAATAACGCGTAACACGAAACACTATTTCGCACATTACTTTGAGTACAAAGGGGCAATGTTGATCCTTCATTTGATTGAAGTTGTATCAAAGCCGCTTACGCTCGCTTTCCGTCTTTACGGTAACATTTATGCAGGTGAAATTATGATATCTGTCATCATCGGAGCAGGATGGTTTGGAATTGCGCCTCTCTTTGTATGGCAGGGCTTCAGTGTGTTCGTAGGTGCGATTCAAGCCTTCGTATTCACGATGCTAACAATGGTTTACATCTCACAAACGCTGATTCACGAAGAAGAGCATTAA
- the upp gene encoding uracil phosphoribosyltransferase: protein MGKLFICDHPLIQHKLTYIRDENTKTKDFRDLVDEVATLMAYEITRDIPLEHVQVKTPVTTADCRIISGRMLGLIPILRAGLGMVDGILKLIPAAKVGHVGLYRDPDTLQPVEYYVKLPTDVLERELIVIDPMLATGGSANMAIEVLKRRGCTQMKLMCLIAAPEGIKAVQQEHPDVDIYVAAVDDYLNDHGYIVPGLGDAGDRLFGTK, encoded by the coding sequence ATGGGGAAGTTATTTATTTGTGATCATCCGCTAATTCAACATAAGCTAACTTATATTCGGGATGAGAATACGAAAACGAAGGATTTTCGAGATCTCGTAGACGAGGTTGCGACTTTAATGGCCTATGAGATTACAAGAGATATTCCGCTTGAGCATGTACAGGTGAAAACGCCGGTGACTACAGCAGATTGCCGTATTATTTCTGGCAGAATGCTGGGACTCATTCCGATTCTGCGCGCAGGTTTGGGGATGGTGGATGGGATACTTAAGCTGATTCCGGCTGCAAAAGTTGGACATGTTGGCCTGTACCGTGATCCTGACACGCTTCAACCTGTCGAGTATTATGTGAAGCTGCCGACGGATGTCCTGGAGCGGGAGTTAATTGTTATTGACCCGATGCTGGCCACAGGCGGATCTGCGAATATGGCGATTGAAGTGCTGAAACGCAGAGGCTGTACGCAAATGAAGCTGATGTGCTTAATTGCAGCACCAGAAGGGATCAAAGCGGTTCAACAAGAGCACCCGGATGTTGATATTTACGTAGCTGCCGTTGACGACTACCTGAACGATCATGGCTATATCGTACCGGGACTTGGTGACGCAGGGGATCGTCTGTTCGGCACTAAATAA
- a CDS encoding ABC transporter substrate-binding protein yields the protein MQLVLQYVQLKTTIMRVHNFQQTDMDVPVSVEEIAGYLYCTERNVKILIRKMTEMAWISWTPGRGRGNRSTIRFLASVEDLLFTEAKMHVEQGNLNSAMSLFQIEGLDSGVMDRFLAWLGSYFGYKGTLESGDPETLRLPMQMRVLTLDPVDVLFSGDLHLVKQAFDTLLYFNPESGCLEPGLAHDWECNENATVWTFYLRKRVRFHHGREMTSADAVFSLNRVRTLGTEASPSRWLLESVREIRAVDRLTVRVELDAPNYMLPHYVSCYQAAIVPADVYSAQKVSDPGMLPVGTGPFRITRYDEGGVTFEAFENYYRESAHLDRIELLCVPEMVSERRWQQLNFQMGKLSHSKQPAPAHWCKKEIMMLGSSMLVFNLRKEGPQQHSHFRQALQLVLNRSGMIKELGLYNAIPAADFLPTDSPAEQPEDYQPERARELLKQGGYDGQSVRMIFTQKNRNLAEWVHARCLEIGIQVALQEYSYEEMSKVERMQCADIIVGGVVADDDEARCLIEMYKIGNLALRVYATDEQRKMFDETIASIEAEPDSQVRLQRIRSMQGLLSQNQSVLFLLHTTQQLVYSPHLQGISFNTLGWFDFKSIWYCPEIVD from the coding sequence ATGCAGCTTGTTTTACAGTATGTGCAGTTGAAAACAACGATCATGCGGGTCCACAATTTTCAACAAACCGATATGGATGTGCCCGTGTCCGTTGAAGAAATAGCCGGTTACCTGTATTGTACGGAACGCAATGTGAAAATATTGATTCGCAAGATGACTGAGATGGCATGGATTTCCTGGACACCGGGTCGCGGACGCGGCAATCGTTCTACGATCCGGTTTCTGGCTTCCGTCGAAGATCTTTTGTTTACGGAAGCGAAAATGCATGTTGAACAGGGAAATTTAAACAGCGCGATGAGTTTGTTTCAAATAGAAGGATTGGATTCGGGAGTCATGGATCGATTCTTAGCCTGGTTAGGAAGTTACTTTGGGTATAAAGGGACTCTTGAGTCCGGCGATCCTGAAACCCTTCGATTGCCGATGCAGATGAGAGTTTTGACCCTAGACCCTGTGGATGTGCTCTTCTCAGGCGATCTCCATTTAGTAAAGCAGGCTTTCGATACGCTCCTCTATTTTAATCCTGAAAGCGGCTGCCTAGAGCCAGGTTTAGCGCATGATTGGGAATGTAACGAAAATGCAACGGTCTGGACGTTTTATTTACGTAAGCGGGTGCGATTCCATCATGGTCGTGAGATGACATCGGCAGATGCGGTCTTTTCGCTAAATCGGGTGCGTACGCTCGGCACGGAAGCTTCACCAAGTAGATGGCTGCTGGAATCGGTTAGAGAAATCCGCGCAGTGGATCGGCTAACCGTTAGAGTTGAGCTGGATGCGCCGAATTATATGCTTCCTCATTACGTAAGTTGCTACCAAGCTGCGATCGTACCGGCTGATGTGTACAGTGCTCAGAAAGTGAGCGATCCAGGCATGCTGCCCGTTGGGACGGGTCCGTTCCGGATTACGAGGTATGATGAAGGAGGCGTAACCTTCGAAGCGTTCGAGAATTATTACCGGGAGTCGGCTCACCTGGATCGTATCGAACTGCTTTGCGTCCCGGAAATGGTGAGCGAGCGAAGGTGGCAGCAGCTGAACTTCCAAATGGGCAAGCTCAGTCATTCTAAACAGCCGGCACCGGCGCATTGGTGCAAGAAAGAAATCATGATGCTGGGTTCCAGCATGCTGGTCTTTAATTTACGAAAGGAAGGGCCTCAGCAGCATAGCCATTTTCGTCAAGCGCTGCAGCTAGTTCTTAACCGCAGCGGCATGATTAAGGAACTGGGGTTATACAATGCAATACCTGCCGCGGATTTCTTGCCAACCGATTCACCGGCCGAGCAGCCAGAAGATTACCAACCTGAACGAGCTAGAGAATTGCTAAAGCAAGGCGGGTATGATGGTCAGTCGGTTAGGATGATTTTTACTCAAAAAAACCGTAACTTAGCTGAATGGGTTCATGCTCGCTGCCTCGAAATCGGAATTCAGGTTGCTCTGCAGGAATATTCTTATGAGGAAATGTCCAAGGTGGAACGGATGCAATGTGCAGATATCATTGTCGGCGGGGTTGTCGCAGATGACGACGAGGCCCGTTGTCTGATTGAGATGTACAAGATTGGCAACTTGGCGCTGCGCGTATACGCGACGGATGAGCAGCGCAAAATGTTCGATGAAACCATTGCCTCCATCGAAGCTGAGCCTGACAGTCAGGTACGTTTGCAACGGATCCGCTCTATGCAAGGATTATTATCGCAAAACCAATCGGTCTTATTTCTTCTTCATACGACTCAACAATTAGTGTATAGCCCGCATCTTCAAGGTATTTCTTTCAATACGCTCGGTTGGTTCGATTTCAAGAGCATCTGGTACTGCCCCGAAATCGTGGATTGA
- the atpE gene encoding F0F1 ATP synthase subunit C has protein sequence MGAIALVAAGIVFGLGALGAGIGNGLIVGRALEGISRQPELRGTLQTTMFIGVGLVEAMPVVALVLAFIFMGKA, from the coding sequence ATGGGAGCAATAGCATTAGTAGCAGCAGGTATCGTATTTGGTTTGGGAGCACTAGGTGCAGGTATTGGTAACGGTTTGATCGTAGGTCGCGCTTTGGAAGGTATTTCTCGTCAACCAGAACTTCGTGGTACGCTTCAAACAACAATGTTTATCGGGGTAGGTCTAGTAGAGGCAATGCCGGTCGTTGCATTGGTTCTTGCGTTCATCTTTATGGGAAAAGCTTAA
- a CDS encoding ATP synthase subunit I, which yields MDDFSATLKTVQNVFLFFLSFCLAAWALFVDYRVYIAGLMLGAVASMINARFLAWKINKLAAAAIEQKGRKVTLGFLTRAAIAGFVGLVAVRYPEQVALTTTIVGYFFAQLATLVLGILSIRKSKK from the coding sequence ATGGATGACTTTTCAGCCACTCTGAAAACGGTTCAAAATGTGTTTCTTTTCTTCTTATCCTTTTGTTTGGCTGCATGGGCGCTTTTTGTCGATTACCGGGTTTACATTGCCGGTCTTATGCTTGGAGCTGTTGCGAGCATGATCAATGCAAGGTTCCTAGCCTGGAAAATCAACAAGTTGGCAGCAGCTGCGATAGAGCAGAAAGGGCGCAAGGTGACCCTTGGTTTTCTGACAAGAGCAGCAATCGCTGGCTTTGTAGGACTGGTTGCCGTTCGGTATCCCGAGCAAGTCGCATTAACGACGACAATTGTTGGATACTTTTTTGCTCAATTGGCAACACTCGTACTGGGTATTCTTTCTATTAGGAAGTCAAAGAAGTAA
- the atpF gene encoding F0F1 ATP synthase subunit B, whose translation MHIEWSTFWIQLIAFLILYLLLSKFAFGPLFGMMEKRRQLVKDQIQTAEASRKQADQLLEEQKQALQQTRKEAYDIIEQAKHTGSKQADDIIHAASAEAIRLKDEALKDIENEKNKAVAALRSQVGAMSVLIASKIIEKQIDEKSQEELVEHYLKEVGGNV comes from the coding sequence TTGCATATTGAATGGTCCACATTTTGGATTCAACTAATCGCGTTCTTAATTTTATATTTGTTGCTTTCTAAATTTGCGTTCGGTCCTCTGTTCGGCATGATGGAGAAACGCAGACAATTGGTTAAAGATCAAATTCAAACAGCTGAAGCGAGCCGCAAGCAAGCTGATCAACTGTTAGAGGAACAAAAGCAAGCGCTGCAACAAACTCGTAAGGAAGCTTATGACATCATTGAGCAAGCGAAGCATACGGGTTCCAAGCAAGCTGATGATATTATTCATGCTGCTAGTGCAGAAGCAATTCGTCTGAAAGACGAAGCGCTGAAAGATATCGAAAATGAGAAGAACAAAGCGGTTGCCGCTCTTCGCAGCCAAGTAGGCGCGATGTCCGTTCTGATCGCATCCAAAATTATTGAGAAACAAATCGACGAAAAGTCACAAGAAGAACTTGTTGAGCATTACCTCAAAGAGGTAGGAGGCAACGTATGA
- the atpA gene encoding F0F1 ATP synthase subunit alpha, translated as MSIKPEEISSLIKQQIENYKSDIQVVDVGTVIQVGDGIARAHGLENVMAGELLEFPSGVLGYAFNLEESNVGIVILGPYKDIREGDQVKRTGRIMEVPVGEELLGRVVNALGQPVDGRGPINTTAFRPVENMAPGVMARKSVHEPMQTGIKAIDAMVPVGRGQRELIIGDRQTGKTAIAIDAIINQKGNGVKCIYVAIGQKQSTVVGVVETLRAAGALDYTIVVTASASEPSPMLWLAPYSGCAMAEYFMYKGEHVLIVYDDLSKQAAAYRELSLLLRRPPGREAYPGDVFYLHSRLLERAAKLNDELGGGSITALPFIETQAGDISAYIPTNVISITDGQIFLESDLFYSGQRPAVNVGNSVSRVGGSAQTKAMKKVAGTLRVDLAQYRELAAFAAFGSDLDRATKARLDRGVRTLEILKQGVHQPLSLEKQVCSLYTVVKGHVDDIPVQDVTRFEAQFLAYLESNRPEILNSIRDTKDITADNDKALVEAIGTFKKSFAVSE; from the coding sequence TTGAGTATCAAACCTGAAGAAATCAGCTCATTGATTAAACAACAGATTGAAAACTATAAATCCGATATCCAAGTAGTTGATGTAGGTACAGTCATTCAAGTAGGTGACGGTATTGCTCGTGCTCACGGCTTGGAAAACGTTATGGCAGGCGAGCTGCTTGAGTTCCCAAGTGGCGTTCTTGGCTATGCCTTTAACCTTGAGGAAAGCAACGTAGGTATCGTTATTCTTGGACCTTACAAAGATATCCGTGAAGGCGACCAAGTTAAACGTACTGGACGTATCATGGAGGTTCCTGTAGGTGAAGAACTTCTGGGCCGTGTAGTAAACGCACTTGGTCAACCAGTTGATGGCAGAGGTCCTATCAATACAACAGCTTTCCGTCCTGTAGAAAACATGGCACCAGGGGTTATGGCGCGTAAATCCGTTCATGAGCCTATGCAAACAGGGATCAAAGCGATTGACGCAATGGTACCGGTAGGTCGTGGACAACGTGAGTTGATCATTGGTGACCGTCAAACTGGTAAAACAGCTATTGCGATCGATGCGATCATCAACCAAAAAGGCAATGGCGTGAAATGTATCTACGTTGCTATCGGTCAAAAACAATCCACAGTTGTAGGTGTTGTTGAAACCCTTCGTGCTGCTGGCGCGCTTGACTATACAATCGTTGTAACAGCTTCCGCTTCCGAGCCTTCACCGATGCTATGGTTAGCACCATACTCCGGTTGTGCTATGGCTGAGTACTTTATGTACAAAGGCGAGCACGTTCTTATCGTATATGATGACTTGTCCAAACAAGCTGCCGCATACCGTGAGTTGTCCCTCTTGCTTCGTCGTCCACCAGGTCGTGAAGCTTATCCAGGTGACGTATTCTACTTGCACTCCCGTTTGCTGGAGCGCGCTGCGAAATTGAACGATGAGCTTGGCGGCGGTTCGATTACTGCACTTCCATTCATCGAGACACAAGCGGGCGATATCTCCGCATACATTCCAACGAACGTAATTTCCATTACGGACGGTCAAATCTTCCTTGAGTCCGACCTGTTCTACTCCGGTCAGCGTCCAGCGGTAAACGTTGGTAACTCTGTATCCCGTGTAGGGGGCTCCGCTCAAACGAAAGCGATGAAAAAAGTTGCCGGTACACTGCGTGTAGACTTGGCTCAATACCGTGAGCTTGCAGCCTTCGCAGCATTCGGATCTGACCTTGATAGAGCAACAAAAGCCCGTCTTGATCGCGGGGTTCGCACACTGGAAATCTTGAAGCAAGGCGTGCATCAGCCGCTTTCCCTGGAGAAACAAGTTTGCTCCCTGTACACGGTCGTTAAAGGCCATGTAGATGACATTCCAGTACAAGACGTAACTCGTTTTGAAGCGCAATTCTTGGCTTACTTGGAATCCAATCGTCCGGAAATTTTGAACAGCATTCGTGATACCAAAGATATTACTGCGGATAACGACAAAGCGCTGGTTGAAGCTATCGGTACTTTCAAAAAGAGCTTCGCAGTTTCTGAATAA
- a CDS encoding AtpZ/AtpI family protein — protein MKRPNPNDNPWRAVALTSAIGIDLVVCLAAGYFFGDWLSHTLGGQLWLLGGFLLGLVTGIISIYFMIKHYGGL, from the coding sequence ATGAAACGGCCAAATCCCAATGATAATCCGTGGCGGGCAGTAGCCCTAACTAGTGCAATTGGTATCGACCTCGTAGTATGTTTAGCAGCCGGGTATTTCTTCGGCGATTGGTTGAGTCACACACTAGGGGGACAGCTCTGGTTGTTAGGCGGGTTCTTGCTAGGGCTTGTAACCGGAATCATTAGCATTTACTTCATGATAAAGCATTACGGAGGGCTATGA
- the glyA gene encoding serine hydroxymethyltransferase, with amino-acid sequence MTNFLSKQDPKIVAAMNLELARQRDKIELIASENIVSQAVLEAMGTVLTNKYAEGYPGKRYYGGCEHVDIVEDIARDRAKELFGAEHANVQPHSGAQANMAVYLAALNPGDTVLGMNLAHGGHLTHGSPVNASGILYNFVAYGVSEKDFRIDYDDVRKAAFKHKPRMLVAGASAYPRTIDFEALASIANDVGALFFVDMAHIAGLVAAGLHPNPVPHAHFVTTTTHKTLRGPRGGMILTRKSWAAAIDKAVFPGTQGGPLMHTIAAKAVSFGEALQPDFKTYGQNVINNAQALATALTAEGINLVSGGTDNHLMLIDLRNLNISGKDAEHVLDEIGITANKNAIPFDPTSPFITSGIRLGTPAVTSRGMNEEAMKTIAKVIGLTLKNPKDEAVLEKARGLVKDLTAQFPLYPGLTY; translated from the coding sequence ATGACAAACTTTTTGAGCAAACAAGATCCTAAAATTGTAGCAGCCATGAACCTTGAGCTTGCCCGTCAACGTGACAAAATTGAACTTATTGCATCCGAAAACATCGTAAGCCAAGCTGTTCTTGAAGCTATGGGTACGGTGCTAACGAACAAATATGCAGAAGGCTACCCAGGCAAAAGATACTATGGCGGCTGCGAGCACGTAGACATCGTAGAAGATATCGCTCGCGATCGTGCAAAAGAGCTTTTCGGTGCTGAGCACGCGAACGTTCAACCGCATTCCGGTGCACAAGCCAACATGGCTGTTTACCTGGCAGCTCTAAACCCTGGAGATACGGTTCTGGGTATGAACCTGGCACACGGTGGTCACTTAACGCACGGTAGCCCTGTGAATGCATCCGGTATTCTGTACAACTTCGTAGCTTACGGCGTAAGCGAAAAAGATTTCCGCATTGATTACGACGATGTTCGTAAAGCTGCATTCAAACACAAGCCTCGCATGCTCGTAGCTGGCGCAAGTGCTTACCCGCGCACGATCGATTTCGAAGCATTGGCTTCCATCGCTAATGATGTGGGCGCGTTGTTCTTCGTCGATATGGCTCATATCGCGGGTCTTGTTGCTGCTGGTTTGCATCCGAACCCAGTGCCGCACGCACATTTCGTAACGACTACAACGCACAAAACACTTCGCGGTCCTCGCGGCGGTATGATTCTTACGCGCAAATCTTGGGCAGCAGCGATCGATAAAGCGGTTTTCCCTGGTACCCAAGGTGGTCCTTTGATGCATACGATTGCAGCAAAAGCTGTTTCCTTCGGTGAAGCTCTGCAACCAGATTTCAAAACATACGGACAAAACGTAATCAACAATGCGCAAGCATTGGCGACTGCTTTAACAGCTGAAGGTATTAACCTTGTTTCCGGTGGTACAGATAACCACTTGATGCTGATCGATTTGCGCAACTTGAACATTTCAGGTAAAGACGCTGAACATGTTCTAGACGAAATCGGTATTACAGCAAACAAAAACGCGATTCCTTTTGACCCAACAAGTCCGTTCATTACTAGTGGTATCCGTCTAGGTACACCGGCAGTAACATCCCGTGGAATGAATGAAGAAGCGATGAAAACAATCGCGAAAGTGATTGGACTTACCTTGAAAAACCCGAAAGACGAAGCTGTTCTTGAGAAAGCGCGCGGTTTAGTGAAAGACCTGACAGCTCAGTTTCCGCTCTACCCAGGGTTAACTTATTAA
- a CDS encoding F0F1 ATP synthase subunit delta: MSDIVVAKRYAKALFEVAKEKNIISQVEAELKSVASAIRDNADLQKFLNHPNIGNSAKTDLLKQIFEGKVSEPVWNTLLVLIDKGRQSILSALASDYAKVANEALGQASATVYSASVLSDAQQAEIASHFSKVTGKTIRVSSVVEPKLLGGIQVRIGDRLYDGSLAGKLDRLAKALV; the protein is encoded by the coding sequence ATGAGTGACATCGTCGTAGCGAAGCGTTATGCCAAAGCTCTGTTCGAAGTAGCGAAGGAAAAGAATATCATTTCCCAAGTTGAAGCTGAGCTTAAATCTGTAGCTAGTGCGATTAGGGACAATGCAGACTTGCAGAAGTTCCTGAACCATCCGAACATCGGGAATTCCGCTAAAACGGACCTGCTGAAGCAGATTTTCGAAGGCAAAGTTTCCGAACCGGTGTGGAACACGCTGCTTGTCTTGATTGATAAAGGTAGACAGTCGATTCTTTCCGCTTTGGCGAGTGACTATGCTAAAGTTGCGAATGAAGCGCTCGGTCAAGCGAGTGCGACGGTATACTCGGCATCCGTACTTTCGGATGCACAGCAAGCTGAGATTGCTTCACATTTCAGTAAAGTAACAGGTAAAACGATCCGTGTTTCGTCTGTGGTTGAGCCTAAGCTGCTCGGCGGCATTCAAGTGCGTATCGGTGATCGTTTATATGATGGAAGCTTGGCAGGCAAACTTGATCGTTTGGCCAAAGCGTTAGTTTAA